One Capsicum annuum cultivar UCD-10X-F1 chromosome 2, UCD10Xv1.1, whole genome shotgun sequence genomic window carries:
- the LOC107860644 gene encoding uncharacterized protein LOC107860644, giving the protein MQQQEEEFFSPSFSSYSTNSVAEIAGKISDGIAGNVDGADATEEDFEFSLVSENPGSSQMQPIFPVFSRDLLLNDVYYNGESSENVDGSVQVTLKDLFLEEREPLSSSSSEGDELESLPPRSYCVWKPKINEPNSPSTCKKSNSTGSAFKRWSIRDLMCRSNSDGKESFVFLTREKGTKNEISKSKSAGKLKAKSSTSSSGGDRVSPPSPAAVYSRNQAAKEMDKNKRKSYLPYKRYLVGFFAANSFGRTFPPF; this is encoded by the coding sequence ATGCAGcaacaagaagaagaatttttCTCTCCTAGCTTTAGCAGCTATTCTACGAATAGCGTAGCAGAGATCGCCGGTAAAATCTCCGATGGAATTGCCGGCAACGTTGACGGTGCTGATGCTACTGAAGAAGATTTTGAGTTCTCTTTGGTAAGTGAAAATCCAGGGAGCTCGCAAATGCAGCCTATTTTCCCTGTTTTCAGCCGCGATCTGCTACTAAACGACGTTTATTATAACGGCGAATCGTCGGAAAACGTTGACGGTTCAGTTCAAGTTACGTTAAAGGATCTGTTTTTAGAAGAACGTGAACCGCTGTCGTCGTCATCATCGGAGGGTGATGAGTTGGAAAGTTTACCGCCGCGAAGTTACTGTGTATGGAAGCCGAAGATAAACGAGCCTAATTCACCGAGCACATGTAAGAAGAGTAATTCAACTGGATCAGCGTTTAAGCGGTGGAGTATTCGAGATTTGATGTGCCGGAGTAACAGTGACGGCAAGGAAAGTTTTGTCTTTCTGACGCGGGAAAAAGGAACGAAAAACGAAATTTCCAAATCAAAGAGTGCCGGAAAATTGAAGGCAAAAAGCAGCACCAGCAGCAGCGGCGGCGATAGGGTATCTCCGCCTTCGCCGGCGGCGGTTTATTCACGGAATCAAGCGGCAAAGGAAATGgataagaacaaaagaaaatcatattTACCATACAAGCGATATCTGGTAGGTTTTTTCGCTGCTAACAGTTTCGGTAGAACTTTCCCTCCTTTTtag
- the LOC107860645 gene encoding probable phospholipid-transporting ATPase 8, with protein MVDGKMKICFSKIYSFSCMRCSFKEEHSQIGKRGFSRIVYCNDPDNPEQVQLNYRGNYVSTTKYTAINFIPKSLFEQFRRVANIYFLVVACVSFSPLAPYTASSILAPLLVVIGATMAKEGIEDWRRKRQDIEANNRKVKVYTDNNTFQETRWRSLRVGDLIKVFKDEYFPTDLLLLSSSYEDGICYVETSNLDGETNLKVKHALNFTSSLKDDSSFQNFKAVVKCEDPNEDLYTFIGTLYYDKQQNPLSVQQILLRGSKLRNTDYVYGVVIFTGHDTKVMQNSTDPPSKRSGIEKRMDRIIYVLFGTLIAIAFIGSIFFGIETKNDISGGKLRRWYLRPDKTSVFYDPKRASLAAFFHFLTALMLYGYLIPISLYVSIEIVKVLQSIFINQDMEMYYEETDKPARARTSNLNEELGQVDTILSDKTGTLTCNSMEFVKCSIAGVAYGRAVTEVERALAKQKRDGAQEVGSTSNDVEESSDPTVNLEKSIKGFNFKDERIMNGQWVYEPHRDMIQKFFRVLAICHTVIPDVDKKTGEISYEAESPDEAAFVIAARELGFQFFERTQDRITLHELDHQSGKIVDRSYQLLHVLEFSSSRKRMSVIIKNAENQLLLLCKGADSVMFERLSKDGRVFEGITREHLKQYAEAGLRTLVVAYRELDEEEFQSWEQEFLNAQASVTADRDALVDAAAQKIERDLILLGVTAVEDKLQKGVPECIDKLAKAGIKIWVLTGDKMETAINIGYACSLLRPDMRQIIISLDSQDILDLENQGNKENIAKALHDSITKQIRAGMSQVNSSRETTATFGLIIDGKSLSFALDKKLEKSFLELAINCASVICCRSTPKQKALVTRLVKVETHHTTLAIGDGANDVSMLQEADVGVGISGVEGMQAVMSSDYAIAQFRFLERLLLVHGHWCYRRISMMLCYFFYKNLTFGLTLFWFEGFASFSGRPAYNDWYMSLYNVFFTSLPVIALGVFDQDVSARLCLEFPKLYEEGTKNILFSWPRILGWMLNGVICSMIIFFGTTNSLMHHVFRKDGQPVDYGVLGVIMYTCVVWTVNCQMAISINYFTWIQHFFIWGSIAIWYVFLVVYGSISPIISTTAYKVLVEACAPSPFYWLVTLLVVVATLLPYVAYRAFQTEFHPMYHDQIQRKRFESINSETLLRNPSVEANKRLDL; from the exons ATGGTAGATGGTAAGATGAAGATATGTTTTAGTAAGATATATAGTTTTTCATGTATGAGGTGTTCGTTTAAGGAGGAACATAGTCAAATTGGGAAGAGGGGTTTTTCGAGGATCGTGTATTGTAATGATCCTGATAATCCAGAACAGGTGCAGCTAAATTATAGGGGGAATTATGTTTCTACTACAAAGTACACAGCAATTAATTTCATACCAAAGTCATTGTTTGAGCAATTTAGGAGAGTTGCAAATATATACTTTCTTGTTGTTGCTTGTGTTTCATTTAGTCCTCTGGCTCCTTATACAGCCAGCAGCATTTTAGCGCCTTTATTGGTTGTGATTGGAGCAACGATGGCCAAAGAAGGGATCGAAGATTGGAGGCGTAAAAGGCAG GATATTGAGGCCAATAACCGGAAAGTAAAAGTATATACTGACAATAATACTTTCCAAGAGACTAGATGGAGAAGTTTGCGAGTTGGTGATCTCATTAAGGTGTTCAAAGATGAATATTTCCCCACTGATCTGCTTTTGCTTTCATCAAGCTATGAGGATGGGATATGTTATGTTGAAACCTCCAATCTTGATGGAGAGACCAACCTTAAGGTGAAGCATGCATTGAATTTCACATCCTCCTTGAAAGATGATAgttcttttcaaaattttaaggcTGTTGTCAAGTGTGAAGATCCAAATGAAGATCTTTATACATTCATTGGAACTCTATATTATGATAAACAGCAGAACCCTCTTTCAGTGCAACAGATACTTCTGCGAGGTTCGAAGCTACGGAATACTGATTATGTTTATGGTGTGGTCATTTTTACTGGTCATGACACAAAAGTCATGCAGAATTCTACGGATCCTCCTTCTAAGAGGAGTGGCATTGAGAAAAGGATGGATAGAATAATATACGTTCTTTTTGGTACCTTGATTGCAATAGCTTTTATTGGATCGATCTTTTTCGGGATTGAGACTAAGAATGACATTTCTGGTGGTAAACTAAGGAGGTGGTATCTTCGACCAGACAAGACAAGTGTATTTTATGATCCAAAACGAGCTTCACTGGCTGCATTTTTCCATTTCCTGACAGCCCTTATGTTGTATGGGTACTTGATTCCTATTTCGTTATATGTGTCTATTGAAATTGTGAAGGTTTTACAGAGCATATTCATCAATCAAGATATGGAGATGTACTACGAGGAAACTGACAAGCCAGCTCGTGCAAGAACATCTAATCTGAATGAGGAACTTGGGCAGGTTGACACTATACTCTCTGATAAAACAGGCACCTTAACATGCAACTCCATGGAGTTTGTTAAATGTTCCATAGCAGGTGTTGCATATGGACGTGCTGTGACAGAGGTAGAGAGGGCCTTGGCGAAGCAAAAAAGAGATGGAGCACAGGAAGTAGGTAGTACTTCCAATGACGTGGAGGAATCAAGTGACCCTACTGTTAACTTAGAGAAATCTATTAAAGGATTCAACTTCAAAGATGAGCGTATAATGAATGGTCAATGGGTCTATGAGCCTCACAGAGACATGATACAAAAGTTCTTTAGAGTGCTGGCGATTTGTCACACGGTTATTCCCGATGTGGACAAAAAAACAGGTGAGATCTCCTATGAAGCAGAGTCACCAGATGAAGCTGCCTTTGTCATTGCAGCAAGGGAACTTGGGTTTCAGTTCTTTGAAAGAACACAGGACAGAATTACACTACATGAGCTGGATCATCAAAGTGGCAAGATTGTCGACAG ATCATATCAGCTCCTTCATGTCTTAGAGTTCAGTAGTTCGCGGAAGAGAATGTCTGTAATCATTAAAAATGCTGAGAACCAGTTGTTGCTCCTCTGCAAAGGTGCAGACAG TGTGATGTTCGAACGACTTTCAAAAGATGGACGAGTCTTTGAGGGTATAACAAGGGAACATCTTAAACAATATGCTGAAGCAGGATTGCGAACTCTGGTTGTAGCATACCGTGAGCTTGATGAGGAAGAGTTCCAATCATGGGAACAAGAGTTTTTGAATGCCCAAGCTTCTGTAACAGCAGACAGAGATGCTTTGGTGGATGCTGCTGCTCAGAAGATTGAAAGGGACTTGATTCTCCTTGGTGTTACTGCTGTTGAGGACAAGCTTCAAAAAGGG GTCCCTGAATGCATTGATAAACTTGCAAAAGCTGGGATTAAGATTTGGGTCTTAACTGGCGATAAGATGGAAACGGCTATCAATATTGG GTATGCTTGTAGTTTATTAAGACCAGATATGAGGcaaattataatttctttagATTCTCAAGACATATTGGACTTGGAAAACCAAGGAAACAAGGAGAATATAGCAAAG GCTTTACATGATAGCATTACAAAGCAAATAAGGGCGGGAATGTCACAAGTAAACTCAAGCCGAGAAACTACTGCAACATTTGGTTTGATCATTGATGGCAAATCGTTGTCATTTGCTCTTGACAAAAAGCTGGAAAAATCATTCTTGGAGCTTGCAATAAATTGTGCATCTGTTATTTGCTGCCGCTCCACTCCTAAACAAAAAGCTCTT GTTACCAGATTGGTGAAAGTTGAAACACACCACACTACGTTAGCAATTGGGGATGGGGCAAATGATGTAAGCATGCTGCAAGAGGCTGATGTTGGGGTTGGCATCAGTGGTGTTGAAGGAATGCAG GCTGTCATGTCAAGTGATTATGCAATAGCTCAATTTCGTTTTCTTGAGCGCTTGTTATTGGTCCATGGACACTGGTGCTACAGGAGAATATCTATGATG CTATGCTACTTCTTTTACAAGAACCTCACCTTTGGGTTGACCCTTTTCTGGTTTGAGGGCTTTGCTTCTTTCTCGGGTCGACCTGCTTATAATGACTGGTATATGTCATTATATAATGTGTTTTTCACATCACTTCCTGTGATCGCTCTCGGTGTCTTTGATCAGGATGTTTCTGCACGCCTATGTCTCGAG TTTCCGAAGCTCTATGAAGAAGGAACAAAGAACATTCTCTTCAGTTGGCCTCGCATTTTAGGCTGGATGTTGAATGGTGTTATCTGTTCTATGATCATCTTCTTTGGCACCACCAATTCACTCATGCATCATGTATTCCGGAAAGATGGTCAACCAGTTGACTATGGAGTCCTCGGAGTGATAATGTACACGTGTGTAGTGTGGACTGTCAATTGTCAGATGGCGATCTCCATCAACTACTTCACTTGGATTCAACACTTCTTCATTTGGGGCAGCATTGCCATTTGGTATGTCTTTTTAGTAGTTTATGGCTCTATTTCACCTATAATATCTACAACGGCGTACAAAGTTCTTGTGGAAGCCTGTGCTCCGAGTCCATTCTATTGGCTGGTCACCCTTCTAGTCGTCGTTGCCACTTTGTTACCATACGTTGCGTACAGGGCATTTCAAACAGAGTTCCATCCTATGTACCATGATCAGATTCAAAGGAAACGATTCGAAAGTATAAACAGTGAGACTCTGCTGAGGAATCCATCGGTAGAGGCAAACAAAAGATTAGATCTTTAA